One part of the Roseomonas gilardii genome encodes these proteins:
- the rpoN gene encoding RNA polymerase factor sigma-54: MSFSLGPRLDLRHSQSLVMTPQLRQAIKLLQSSNLEVVAFVEEELERNPLLERDETESAPAPEPEAAVPPVDFPSATADVHLDLHDTQNLYEATELPAAVRGQASGFEDDERGIDELAREHPRSLREELAEQARLTFGDAAERLIAGQLIALLDPAGRMLATDAAIAAAMGCAEETVAVVRRRMQRFEPVGLFCHSLSECLAAQLAEKNRLDPAMQALLDNLELLARRDLGALIRVCGVDAADLADMVAEIRRLDPKPGASYDDTPAPTLVPDVLMRRAQDEGWVLELNPETLPRILVNRGFHAQAHTAARNREERAYLAERLQSANWLVKSLEQRANTILKVAAEIVRRQDAFFRHGITHLRPLILRDVAEAVEMHESTVSRVTANKYIATPRGSFELKFFFTTAIAGTAGETFSAEAIRHRIRGMIDAEHPDEILSDDAIVDRLRTEGVDIARRTVAKYRDALRIPSSVQRKREKAVPVF; the protein is encoded by the coding sequence ATGAGCTTTTCCCTCGGCCCACGCCTGGACCTGCGGCACTCCCAGTCCCTGGTGATGACGCCGCAGCTTCGTCAGGCGATCAAGCTGCTGCAGTCCTCCAATCTCGAGGTCGTGGCCTTCGTCGAGGAGGAGCTGGAACGCAATCCGCTGCTGGAGCGAGACGAGACGGAATCCGCGCCGGCGCCGGAGCCCGAGGCGGCCGTGCCGCCGGTGGATTTCCCGTCCGCCACGGCGGACGTGCATCTCGATCTGCACGACACGCAGAATCTCTACGAGGCCACGGAGCTGCCGGCGGCGGTGCGGGGCCAGGCCTCCGGCTTCGAGGATGACGAGCGCGGCATCGACGAGCTGGCGCGCGAGCATCCGCGTTCGCTGCGGGAGGAGCTGGCGGAGCAGGCGCGGCTGACCTTCGGCGATGCGGCGGAGCGGTTGATCGCGGGGCAGCTCATCGCGTTGCTCGACCCGGCGGGGCGGATGCTGGCCACCGATGCCGCCATCGCCGCCGCGATGGGCTGCGCCGAGGAAACGGTGGCCGTGGTGCGGCGCCGCATGCAGCGCTTCGAGCCGGTCGGCCTGTTCTGCCACAGCCTCTCGGAATGCCTCGCGGCGCAGCTCGCGGAGAAGAACCGGCTCGATCCCGCGATGCAGGCGCTGCTGGACAACCTGGAACTGCTGGCACGGCGCGACCTGGGTGCGCTGATCCGGGTCTGCGGCGTGGATGCCGCCGACCTCGCCGACATGGTGGCGGAGATCCGGCGCCTCGACCCGAAGCCCGGCGCCTCCTATGACGACACCCCGGCTCCGACCCTGGTGCCGGATGTCCTGATGCGGCGTGCCCAGGATGAAGGCTGGGTGCTGGAGCTGAATCCCGAAACCCTGCCGCGCATCCTGGTCAATCGCGGCTTCCACGCCCAGGCGCATACGGCCGCCCGCAACAGGGAGGAGCGTGCCTATCTGGCGGAGCGGCTGCAGAGCGCCAACTGGCTGGTGAAGTCGCTGGAACAGCGGGCGAACACCATCCTGAAGGTCGCAGCCGAGATCGTGCGGCGGCAGGACGCCTTCTTCCGCCATGGCATCACCCATCTCCGTCCGCTGATCCTGCGCGACGTGGCGGAGGCGGTGGAGATGCACGAGAGCACCGTCTCCCGCGTCACCGCCAACAAGTACATCGCGACGCCACGCGGCAGCTTCGAGCTGAAATTCTTCTTCACCACCGCGATCGCCGGCACAGCCGGGGAAACCTTTTCCGCCGAGGCGATCCGCCACCGCATCCGCGGCATGATCGACGCGGAGCATCCGGACGAAATTCTCTCCGATGACGCGATCGTGGACCGGCTGCGCACGGAAGGGGTGGACATCGCCCGCAGAACCGTGGCCAAATACCGGGACGCGTTGCGCATACCCAGTTCGGTGCAACGCAAGCGGGAAAAGGCCGTCCCGGTCTTCTGA
- the lptB gene encoding LPS export ABC transporter ATP-binding protein, translating to MSAARMDNSEGLRLVPDQGGLVAKGLGKRYKKRPVVRGVSINLKRGEAVGLLGPNGAGKTTTFYMMTGLVRPDEGQVFLDGHDVTLLPMYRRARLGLGYLPQEASIFRGLSVEDNIRAALEVVEPKRDRREEMLDALLAEFGISHLRRAPALALSGGERRRCEIARALATHPDYILLDEPLAGIDPIAVGEIRDLVKHLKDRGIGVLITDHNVRETLEIIDRAYILHDGQVLMEGSPRDIVEHEGVRRVYLGERFSL from the coding sequence ATGAGCGCGGCGCGGATGGACAACAGCGAGGGATTGCGACTGGTGCCGGATCAGGGTGGGCTGGTCGCGAAGGGCCTGGGCAAGCGCTACAAGAAGCGCCCCGTGGTGCGCGGCGTCTCGATCAACCTTAAGCGTGGCGAGGCGGTGGGGCTGCTGGGGCCGAACGGCGCCGGCAAGACCACGACCTTCTACATGATGACCGGCCTGGTGCGGCCGGATGAGGGGCAGGTCTTCCTCGACGGCCATGACGTGACGCTGCTGCCGATGTACCGGCGGGCGCGGCTTGGCCTGGGCTATCTGCCGCAGGAGGCCTCGATCTTCCGCGGCCTGTCGGTGGAGGACAACATCCGCGCGGCGCTGGAGGTGGTGGAGCCCAAGCGCGACCGGCGCGAGGAGATGCTCGATGCGCTGCTGGCGGAATTCGGCATCTCCCATCTCCGCCGCGCCCCCGCCCTGGCGCTGTCGGGCGGCGAGCGGCGGCGCTGCGAGATCGCCCGCGCGCTGGCCACGCATCCCGACTACATCCTGCTGGACGAGCCGCTGGCCGGCATCGACCCGATCGCGGTGGGCGAGATCCGCGACCTCGTGAAGCACCTGAAGGATCGCGGGATCGGCGTGCTGATCACCGACCACAATGTGCGCGAGACGCTGGAGATCATCGACCGCGCCTACATCCTCCATGACGGGCAGGTGCTGATGGAAGGCAGCCCGCGCGACATCGTCGAGCATGAGGGCGTGCGCCGCGTCTATCTCGGAGAGCGCTTCAGCCTCTGA
- a CDS encoding LptA/OstA family protein, with protein MTPLPPIAARRPRRAGLLSSLALAALLAALPGGLASPGARAQPVDMTRGGPVEVTSTNGIEWRQAEQVVIATGNAKAVRDGVTLTADRLVARYRNRAGQAGADGAAPANAPDPAAQPGGDSPVSNGEIWRLEAEGNVHIQTETDQAQGDRGVYDMDQAVMVLTGRNLRLTTPDDTITARDSLEYWPQKRMAVARGAASVVTSDNRRIAADTLVGYFLEQAPAPAPAQPVRAGAQGGQPRRAPGEGSKLDRVEVFGNVEIRTEQEIVRGDRGVYSPVTGIARILGNVRITRGQNQLNGSEAIVDMRSGLARLVSAPGTRVQGLVVPQSGDQPGGGQGGAQGGTQPGRTGNPSGANTAPRQEQGQPQGRGR; from the coding sequence GTGACCCCCCTGCCTCCCATCGCCGCACGGCGCCCGCGCCGGGCCGGCCTGCTGTCATCCCTCGCCCTCGCGGCCCTGCTCGCGGCCCTACCCGGGGGGCTGGCCTCGCCGGGCGCCCGGGCACAGCCGGTGGACATGACCCGGGGCGGCCCGGTCGAGGTCACCTCCACCAACGGGATCGAGTGGCGGCAGGCGGAGCAGGTCGTCATCGCCACCGGCAACGCGAAGGCCGTGCGCGACGGCGTGACGCTCACGGCGGACCGGCTGGTCGCGCGCTACCGCAACCGCGCGGGACAGGCAGGCGCGGACGGTGCAGCCCCCGCCAATGCCCCTGACCCCGCGGCGCAGCCCGGCGGCGACAGCCCGGTTTCCAACGGCGAGATCTGGCGCCTGGAGGCCGAGGGCAACGTCCATATCCAGACGGAAACGGACCAGGCCCAGGGCGACCGCGGCGTCTATGACATGGACCAGGCGGTCATGGTCCTCACCGGGCGCAACCTGCGCCTGACCACGCCGGACGACACCATCACCGCCCGCGACAGCCTGGAATACTGGCCGCAGAAGCGCATGGCGGTGGCGCGTGGCGCGGCCAGCGTGGTGACCAGCGACAACCGCCGCATCGCCGCCGACACGCTGGTCGGCTATTTCCTGGAACAGGCGCCCGCCCCGGCCCCGGCACAGCCGGTCCGCGCGGGCGCGCAGGGCGGCCAGCCGCGCAGGGCTCCGGGCGAAGGCTCCAAGCTCGACCGCGTGGAGGTCTTCGGCAATGTCGAGATCCGCACCGAGCAGGAGATCGTGCGCGGCGACCGCGGCGTGTACAGCCCCGTCACCGGCATCGCCCGCATCCTCGGCAATGTGCGCATCACGCGCGGCCAGAACCAGCTGAACGGGTCGGAAGCGATCGTGGACATGCGCAGCGGCCTCGCCCGCCTCGTTTCCGCGCCCGGCACCCGCGTGCAGGGCCTCGTCGTGCCGCAGTCCGGCGACCAGCCGGGGGGCGGTCAGGGGGGCGCCCAAGGGGGGACGCAGCCTGGACGGACTGGTAACCCTTCCGGTGCTAATACCGCGCCCAGGCAGGAGCAGGGACAGCCGCAGGGGCGGGGACGATGA
- the lptC gene encoding LPS export ABC transporter periplasmic protein LptC, translated as MLLPSRARRHYSRGAMLRRRWSVRAAKFLLPLGALSLLAAIALWPEIDRTTDQARLSFRRMAQNAADTIRVVQPRYQGVDSQGRPFNVTAAVATQTAQDAPIMLEKPRADLMMSGGGWVLLESDSGRYDKAKDLLDLWGNVTLWNDNGTTLKTEVAHIQVKLGEAQGDRPVAAQGSFGTLTGDGFILKDKGADITFTGNTHAMLEGNQ; from the coding sequence ATGCTGCTGCCCTCCCGCGCCCGGCGGCATTATTCGCGCGGCGCCATGCTGCGCCGGCGCTGGTCGGTGCGGGCGGCGAAGTTCCTGCTGCCGCTCGGCGCGCTGTCGCTGCTGGCGGCCATCGCCCTGTGGCCGGAGATCGACCGCACCACCGACCAGGCGCGGCTTTCCTTCCGCCGCATGGCCCAGAACGCCGCCGACACGATCCGCGTGGTGCAGCCGCGCTATCAGGGGGTCGATTCGCAGGGCCGGCCCTTCAACGTCACCGCCGCCGTCGCCACCCAGACCGCGCAGGACGCGCCGATCATGCTGGAGAAGCCGCGCGCCGACCTGATGATGAGCGGCGGCGGCTGGGTGCTGCTCGAATCCGACAGTGGCCGCTACGACAAGGCCAAGGACCTTCTGGACCTCTGGGGGAACGTGACTCTCTGGAACGACAACGGCACGACCCTGAAGACCGAGGTCGCGCATATCCAGGTCAAGCTCGGCGAGGCCCAGGGAGACCGCCCCGTGGCGGCACAGGGCTCCTTCGGCACGCTGACCGGCGACGGGTTCATCCTCAAGGACAAGGGGGCGGACATCACCTTCACCGGCAACACCCACGCCATGCTGGAGGGCAACCAGTGA
- a CDS encoding KpsF/GutQ family sugar-phosphate isomerase, translated as MNASFQDPDLAAGRRVLEIEAAGLSALASSLDQRFRDAVALLARTTGRVVVTGMGKSGHVGRKIAATFASTGTPSQFVHPGEASHGDLGMIVAGDSVLAISNGGETAELSDVLAHSRRFDLPLIAITGRGGSTLARTADVALVLPEVPEACPLGLAPTTSTTLQLALGDALAVALLERRGFTAADFRVFHPGGKLGAQLRRVRDVMHRDMPLAPPGLPMRQALVDMTAKRFGCLGIVEDGRLVGIITDGDLRRALDDEASPGDLLNRPAAEVMTRGPRTIGPDALAAEALRIMNERSITSLFVVEPDGSPGGILHIHDLLRLGVA; from the coding sequence GTGAACGCCTCTTTCCAAGATCCGGACCTCGCCGCGGGACGCCGCGTGCTGGAGATCGAGGCGGCGGGCCTTTCCGCCCTCGCCTCGTCGCTCGACCAACGTTTCCGCGATGCCGTCGCCCTGCTCGCCCGGACCACCGGGCGGGTCGTGGTGACGGGCATGGGCAAGTCCGGCCATGTCGGGCGCAAGATCGCCGCGACCTTCGCCTCCACCGGCACGCCCAGCCAGTTCGTGCATCCCGGCGAGGCCTCGCACGGGGATCTCGGCATGATCGTGGCCGGGGATTCGGTGCTCGCCATCTCCAATGGCGGCGAGACGGCCGAGCTGTCCGACGTGCTGGCCCATAGCCGCCGCTTCGACCTGCCGCTGATCGCCATCACCGGCCGGGGCGGGAGCACCCTGGCCCGGACCGCCGATGTCGCGCTGGTCCTTCCCGAGGTGCCGGAGGCCTGCCCGCTCGGCCTCGCCCCCACCACCTCCACCACGCTGCAGCTCGCCCTGGGCGATGCGCTCGCTGTGGCGCTGCTGGAACGGCGCGGCTTCACCGCCGCCGATTTCCGCGTCTTCCACCCGGGCGGCAAGCTGGGCGCCCAGCTTCGCCGGGTGCGCGACGTGATGCACCGCGACATGCCGCTGGCCCCGCCCGGCCTGCCGATGCGGCAGGCGCTGGTGGACATGACCGCCAAGCGATTCGGCTGCCTGGGCATCGTCGAGGACGGGCGGCTGGTCGGGATCATCACCGATGGCGACCTGCGCCGTGCCCTGGATGACGAGGCCAGCCCGGGCGACCTGCTGAACCGCCCCGCCGCCGAGGTGATGACCCGTGGCCCACGCACCATCGGCCCGGACGCGCTGGCGGCCGAGGCACTGCGCATCATGAACGAGCGCAGCATCACCAGCCTCTTCGTGGTGGAGCCGGATGGCAGCCCCGGTGGCATCCTGCATATCCACGACCTGCTGCGGCTGGGGGTCGCTTGA
- a CDS encoding ribonuclease D, whose amino-acid sequence MGSTIFMSDRRIHLHRHDLPPDLDLGPVVAVDTETMGLDPRRDRLCLVQLSAGDGSAHCVQIVPEALGGRGGDCPNLRALLADPARIKLFHFARFDVAILQAALGVEVAPVRCTKIASRLVRTFTDRHGLKELCRELLGVEISKQQQSSDWGGAELSSEQLQYAASDVLYLHALWARLEALLIREGRLELAEACFRFLPTRGRLDLMGYAEPDIFAH is encoded by the coding sequence ATGGGAAGCACCATCTTCATGTCCGACCGCCGGATCCACCTGCACCGGCACGACCTGCCGCCCGACCTTGATCTCGGGCCCGTGGTGGCCGTGGATACCGAGACGATGGGCCTCGATCCCCGCCGCGACCGCCTGTGCCTCGTGCAGCTCTCCGCCGGGGACGGATCGGCCCATTGCGTGCAGATCGTCCCGGAAGCCCTGGGCGGCCGGGGTGGGGACTGCCCCAATCTGCGCGCCCTGCTGGCCGACCCGGCGCGGATCAAGCTGTTCCACTTCGCCCGCTTCGATGTCGCCATCCTCCAGGCCGCGCTGGGGGTGGAGGTGGCGCCGGTGCGCTGCACCAAGATCGCCTCCCGCCTCGTCCGTACCTTCACCGACCGCCACGGGCTCAAGGAGCTGTGCCGGGAACTGCTGGGGGTGGAGATCTCGAAGCAGCAGCAATCCAGCGACTGGGGGGGGGCGGAACTGAGCTCGGAGCAGTTGCAGTACGCTGCCTCGGATGTGCTGTACCTGCACGCCTTGTGGGCGCGGCTGGAGGCCCTGCTGATCCGCGAGGGGCGCCTGGAACTGGCGGAGGCATGCTTCCGCTTCCTGCCCACCCGTGGGCGGCTGGACCTGATGGGCTATGCGGAGCCCGATATCTTCGCGCATTGA
- a CDS encoding complex I NDUFA9 subunit family protein, which yields MTTRQVATVFGGAGFIGRHVVQRLAQLDYVVRIPSRHPDRARRQMVQGRVGQIVPLAAALADEAAVARAIAGAEVVVNLIGILAERRAGDFRRVHAEAAGRIARLSAAAGVSRLVHVSAIGADPNSASAYARSKAEGEAAVRAAFPRATILRPSIVFGAEDAFFNRFAAMSRLLPVLPIVGARTRFQPVYVGDVAAAVEAAAMRPDAPGQTYELGGPRVASFQALMEQMLEMLGRRRRVVEIPAGIAKLQAKLLGVLPNPPLTEDQLLMLRHDNVVSGHYPGLGELGVTPHPLEAILPSYLTRYRNRG from the coding sequence ATGACGACGCGACAGGTGGCCACGGTGTTCGGCGGGGCGGGTTTCATCGGACGGCATGTCGTCCAGCGCCTCGCGCAGCTCGACTATGTGGTGCGGATTCCCAGCCGGCATCCCGATCGCGCCCGGCGGCAGATGGTGCAGGGCCGGGTGGGGCAGATCGTGCCCCTGGCGGCCGCGCTTGCCGACGAGGCGGCCGTGGCACGCGCCATCGCGGGAGCCGAGGTGGTGGTGAACCTGATCGGCATCCTGGCGGAGCGCAGGGCCGGCGACTTCCGGCGCGTGCATGCGGAGGCGGCCGGGCGGATCGCGCGGCTGAGCGCGGCGGCGGGCGTGTCGCGGCTGGTGCATGTCTCGGCCATCGGTGCCGACCCCAACAGCGCCAGCGCCTATGCCCGCTCCAAGGCGGAAGGAGAGGCGGCGGTGCGGGCGGCTTTTCCGCGGGCGACGATCCTGCGGCCCTCGATCGTCTTCGGAGCGGAGGATGCCTTCTTCAACCGCTTCGCCGCGATGAGCCGGCTGCTGCCCGTCCTCCCCATCGTGGGCGCACGGACGCGGTTCCAGCCTGTCTATGTCGGGGATGTGGCGGCGGCCGTCGAGGCGGCAGCGATGCGCCCCGACGCGCCGGGACAGACCTACGAGCTCGGTGGCCCGCGCGTGGCCAGCTTCCAGGCCCTGATGGAGCAGATGCTGGAAATGCTGGGCCGCCGCCGCCGGGTCGTGGAGATCCCGGCCGGGATCGCGAAGCTGCAGGCGAAGCTCCTGGGCGTGCTGCCCAATCCTCCTCTCACGGAGGACCAGTTGCTTATGTTGCGGCACGATAACGTCGTGTCGGGCCATTATCCCGGTCTGGGGGAGCTGGGGGTGACCCCGCATCCACTGGAAGCCATCCTGCCCTCCTACCTCACCCGTTACCGCAACCGAGGTTGA
- a CDS encoding NAD(P)-dependent oxidoreductase, with product MAERMLQFVRLQQRQPEKRDAAERRRDFGEIYADFEPERAAQQSSRCSQCGVPFCSVHCPLNNNIPDWLKLTAENRLEEAYEVSAATNTFPEVCGRVCPQDRLCEGNCVIEKGFESVTIGAVERYITDTAWEKGWVKPPVPVRETERSVGIVGAGPAGLAAAERMRRRGWQVTVYDRHDRVGGLMIYGIPNFKLEKEVILRRWKLFEEAGIRFELGFEIGRDASLAELRERHDAILIATGVYRARDVEVPGNDLDGVVPALDFLIASNRQGLGDAVPDFDSGALNAAGKRVVVIGGGDTAMDCVRTSIRQGAASVTCLYRRDKANMPGSMREVKNAEEEGVRFSWLAAPKFFMGEAGKVTGVQAVRMHLGLPEATGRQQVEPIPGSEYTEPADLVIKALGFDPEDLPEMFGEPGLRVSRWGTLQVDHRTMMTSIPGVFAAGDIVRGASLVVWGIRDGRDAADRIEHWHEKQSAVAQAAE from the coding sequence ATGGCCGAACGCATGCTCCAGTTCGTGCGCCTGCAGCAAAGGCAGCCCGAGAAGCGCGATGCCGCCGAGCGACGCCGGGATTTCGGCGAGATCTACGCGGATTTCGAGCCCGAGCGCGCCGCGCAGCAATCCAGCCGCTGCTCCCAGTGCGGCGTGCCCTTCTGTTCCGTGCACTGCCCGCTGAACAACAACATCCCCGACTGGCTGAAGCTGACGGCGGAGAACCGGCTGGAGGAGGCCTACGAGGTTTCCGCCGCCACCAACACCTTTCCCGAGGTCTGCGGCCGCGTCTGCCCGCAGGACCGGCTCTGCGAGGGCAACTGCGTCATCGAGAAGGGCTTCGAATCCGTCACGATCGGGGCGGTGGAGCGCTACATCACCGACACCGCCTGGGAGAAGGGCTGGGTGAAGCCGCCCGTGCCGGTGCGGGAGACGGAGCGCTCGGTCGGCATCGTCGGCGCCGGCCCGGCCGGCCTGGCTGCCGCCGAGCGGATGCGCCGCCGCGGCTGGCAGGTCACGGTCTATGACCGTCACGACCGGGTCGGCGGGCTGATGATCTATGGCATCCCGAACTTCAAGCTGGAGAAGGAGGTCATCCTCCGCCGCTGGAAGCTGTTCGAGGAGGCCGGCATCCGCTTCGAGCTGGGCTTCGAGATCGGCCGCGACGCCTCCCTGGCGGAGCTGCGCGAGCGCCATGACGCCATCCTGATCGCCACCGGCGTGTACCGGGCGCGCGACGTGGAGGTGCCCGGCAACGACCTCGACGGCGTCGTCCCGGCCCTGGACTTCCTGATCGCCTCCAACCGCCAGGGGCTGGGCGATGCGGTGCCGGATTTCGACAGCGGCGCGCTGAACGCCGCCGGCAAGCGGGTGGTGGTGATCGGCGGCGGCGACACCGCCATGGACTGCGTGCGCACCTCGATCCGCCAGGGCGCGGCCTCGGTCACCTGCCTCTACCGCCGCGACAAGGCGAACATGCCGGGCTCGATGCGCGAGGTGAAGAATGCCGAGGAGGAAGGCGTCCGCTTCTCCTGGCTCGCCGCGCCGAAGTTCTTCATGGGCGAGGCCGGCAAGGTGACCGGCGTGCAGGCGGTGCGGATGCATCTGGGCCTGCCCGAGGCCACCGGCCGCCAGCAGGTCGAGCCCATTCCCGGCAGCGAGTACACCGAGCCGGCGGACCTGGTGATCAAGGCGCTGGGCTTCGACCCGGAGGACCTGCCGGAGATGTTCGGCGAGCCCGGGCTGCGCGTCTCCCGCTGGGGCACGCTGCAGGTGGACCACCGCACGATGATGACCAGCATCCCCGGCGTCTTCGCCGCGGGCGACATCGTGCGCGGCGCCAGCCTGGTGGTCTGGGGCATCCGCGACGGGCGCGACGCGGCCGACCGGATCGAGCACTGGCACGAGAAGCAGTCGGCCGTCGCCCAGGCGGCGGAGTGA